In one window of Nesterenkonia sandarakina DNA:
- a CDS encoding M48 family metalloprotease — MHQHHGRLRTAGLLAFLFAMLLLVGAVIAYATQTPGLIFVFGLIGLVSVAYSYWNSDKIALKAMKAYPVTREQAPQLYQMVEELAQRAQQPAPRIFIAPSPTPNAFATGRNPENGVVCFTEGILNLLNERELRGVTGHELMHVYNRDILISSVAAAVAGFLTTISQFFLLFGGGRGNNQGGNPLALIGAIVAVFLMPIAASLIQMAVSRTREYDADADGAALTGDPLALASALDKLERGISRYPLKEDPKHDAHAHMMIANPFGARAKKLFSTHPPMPERIARLEAMAGHNPS, encoded by the coding sequence ATGCACCAGCACCACGGACGGCTGCGCACAGCGGGTCTGCTCGCGTTCCTCTTCGCGATGCTCCTGCTCGTCGGCGCCGTGATCGCCTATGCCACCCAGACCCCGGGACTGATCTTCGTCTTCGGGCTGATCGGCCTGGTCTCCGTGGCCTACTCCTACTGGAACTCGGACAAGATCGCGCTCAAGGCGATGAAGGCCTATCCGGTGACCCGGGAGCAGGCGCCCCAGCTCTACCAGATGGTCGAGGAGCTGGCCCAGCGCGCCCAGCAGCCGGCCCCGCGGATCTTCATCGCCCCCTCCCCCACGCCGAACGCCTTCGCCACCGGTCGTAATCCGGAGAACGGCGTGGTCTGCTTCACCGAGGGCATCCTGAACCTGCTCAACGAGCGTGAGCTGCGCGGAGTCACCGGCCACGAGCTGATGCATGTCTACAACCGCGACATCCTGATCTCCTCGGTCGCCGCGGCCGTGGCGGGCTTCCTGACCACCATCAGCCAGTTCTTCCTGCTCTTCGGCGGCGGCCGGGGCAACAACCAGGGCGGCAACCCGCTGGCCCTGATCGGGGCGATCGTCGCGGTGTTCCTGATGCCGATCGCCGCCAGCCTGATCCAGATGGCGGTCAGCCGCACCCGGGAGTACGACGCCGACGCCGACGGCGCCGCGCTCACCGGAGATCCGCTGGCGCTGGCTTCCGCCCTGGACAAGCTGGAGCGCGGAATCTCGCGCTACCCCCTGAAGGAAGATCCCAAGCACGACGCGCACGCGCACATGATGATCGCCAACCCCTTCGGGGCCCGCGCGAAGAAGCTCTTCAGCACCCACCCGCCGATGCCGGAACGGATCGCCCGACTCGAAGCGATGGCCGGTCACAACCCGAGCTGA
- a CDS encoding FAD-dependent oxidoreductase → MSQNSSQRPADRAIRVAVVGAGPAGVYASDILAKAQKKSDFEFSIDLYDRYPAPFGLIRYGVAPDHPRIKGIVKALHKVLDRGDIRLIGNVEIGKDLTLEDLRRHYDAVIFATGAIKDAELDIPGIELQGSFGAADFVSWYDGHPDYPRDWPLDAEQVAVIGNGNVALDVARVLSKHAEDMLTTEIPENVYTGLKASPVTDVHVFGRRGPAQVKFTPLELRELSHSRDVDIILNEEDFDFDAGSDEAIRTNNQVKTMVNTLGNWLVEQEERESEASRRLHLHFLLQPVEILEGTDEAGQGTGAVAGIRFERMELDGTGNVRGTGEFQDFEVQAVYRAVGYLGSEIPGLPFDQRRGVLVNEAGRVKDDAGAHVPGIYATGWIKRGPVGLIGHTKGDALETIGCLLEDLHHLPVAPEPAEDAVIELLESRSVEYTTWDGWQKLDAHEVSLGEAYGPLPDGGARERVKVVEREDMIRISREG, encoded by the coding sequence GTGTCCCAGAATTCCTCGCAGCGGCCAGCAGACCGGGCCATCCGAGTCGCCGTCGTCGGCGCCGGCCCCGCAGGCGTGTACGCCTCCGACATCCTGGCCAAGGCGCAGAAGAAGAGCGACTTTGAGTTCAGCATCGACCTCTATGACCGCTACCCGGCCCCGTTCGGGCTGATCCGCTACGGCGTGGCCCCGGACCATCCGCGGATCAAGGGGATCGTCAAGGCGCTGCACAAGGTCCTGGACCGCGGCGACATCCGGCTGATCGGCAATGTCGAGATCGGCAAGGACCTCACCTTGGAGGACCTGCGCCGACACTACGACGCCGTGATCTTCGCCACCGGCGCGATCAAGGACGCCGAGCTGGACATCCCGGGGATCGAGCTGCAGGGCAGCTTCGGCGCCGCTGACTTCGTCTCCTGGTACGACGGGCACCCCGACTACCCCCGCGACTGGCCGCTCGACGCCGAGCAGGTGGCGGTCATCGGCAACGGCAACGTCGCCCTGGACGTGGCCCGGGTGCTCTCCAAGCACGCCGAGGACATGCTCACCACGGAGATCCCGGAGAACGTCTACACCGGACTGAAGGCCTCCCCGGTCACCGATGTCCACGTCTTCGGGCGGCGCGGCCCGGCGCAGGTGAAGTTCACCCCGCTGGAGCTGCGCGAGCTCTCGCACAGCCGCGACGTCGACATCATCCTGAACGAGGAGGACTTCGACTTCGACGCCGGCTCCGACGAGGCGATCAGGACCAATAACCAGGTCAAGACGATGGTCAACACCCTGGGCAACTGGCTGGTCGAGCAGGAGGAGCGTGAGTCCGAGGCCTCCCGCCGCCTGCACCTGCACTTCCTGCTGCAGCCGGTGGAGATCCTCGAAGGAACCGACGAGGCCGGACAGGGCACCGGCGCCGTGGCAGGCATCCGGTTCGAGCGCATGGAGCTCGACGGGACCGGCAACGTGCGCGGCACCGGTGAGTTCCAGGACTTCGAGGTCCAGGCGGTCTACCGCGCGGTGGGCTACCTCGGCTCGGAGATCCCCGGGCTGCCCTTCGACCAGCGCCGAGGCGTGCTGGTCAACGAGGCCGGCCGGGTCAAGGACGACGCCGGCGCCCACGTCCCTGGCATCTACGCCACCGGGTGGATCAAACGCGGACCCGTGGGGCTGATCGGGCACACCAAGGGCGACGCCCTGGAGACCATCGGCTGCCTGCTCGAGGACCTGCACCACCTGCCGGTGGCGCCGGAGCCCGCCGAGGACGCGGTGATCGAGCTGCTGGAATCCCGCAGCGTGGAGTACACCACCTGGGACGGCTGGCAGAAGCTCGATGCCCACGAGGTCTCCCTGGGCGAGGCCTACGGCCCGCTGCCCGACGGCGGTGCCCGGGAGCGGGTCAAGGTCGTCGAGCGCGAGGACATGATCCGGATCTCCCGAGAGGGCTGA
- a CDS encoding YajQ family cyclic di-GMP-binding protein yields the protein MAKDSTFDVVSKVDKQEVANALNQAQKEIAQRYDFKGTGAEIDYSGEKLLIKANSEERAKAVEDVFGSKLVKRGISLKSFDSGEPYASGKGFRIEGTIKEGIDQPTAKKITKLIRDEGPKSVKATIQGDELRVTSKSRDDLQEVITMLKNFEDADLQFVNMR from the coding sequence ATGGCCAAGGACTCGACGTTCGACGTCGTCTCGAAAGTGGACAAGCAGGAGGTCGCCAATGCGCTGAACCAGGCGCAGAAGGAGATCGCGCAGCGCTATGACTTCAAGGGCACCGGTGCGGAGATCGACTATTCCGGCGAGAAGCTCCTGATCAAGGCCAACTCTGAGGAGCGCGCCAAGGCCGTGGAGGACGTCTTCGGCTCCAAGCTGGTCAAGCGCGGGATCTCGCTGAAGTCCTTCGACTCCGGGGAGCCCTACGCCTCAGGCAAGGGGTTCCGGATCGAGGGGACCATCAAGGAGGGCATCGATCAGCCCACCGCGAAGAAGATCACCAAGCTGATCCGCGATGAGGGCCCGAAGTCCGTGAAGGCCACGATCCAGGGTGATGAGCTCCGTGTGACCTCGAAGTCCCGGGACGATCTCCAGGAGGTCATCACGATGCTGAAGAACTTCGAGGACGCCGACCTGCAGTTCGTCAACATGCGCTGA
- a CDS encoding Na/Pi symporter, whose amino-acid sequence MSAPSIQAPQRVAGTVDEAPATRTFSPFERFGLTGRPLDAANWVSVALAIYVLITAVNVIGTGFGIATGDQAESLFAFASNPVIGLMIGISATALTQSSSTTTSVTVGLVAGGLPLGIAIPIILGANIGTTLTNTLVSLGMVREQESFRRGFAAATVHDFFNLIAVVIFLPLEMMFSLLERLSTFFAGLAVGTDGGPVAYVLEGVGSTIKAGTKPLANLIEDSLSFIPGSWHGVAMIVVAIVLILLVINFIGKLLKVLLVGKARQVLHAAIGRGPIAGIGSGAAVTVMVQSSSTSTALIVPLAGSGAFSLKQLYPFTLGANIGTTVTALIAAFAFDGPAGQIALTAALAHLLFNVMATLIIFCTPWLRDLPPRGATWLADLAAEKKLWAFTWVLGVFVLVPLTLIGLSILF is encoded by the coding sequence ATGTCCGCACCGTCGATTCAGGCCCCGCAGCGGGTCGCCGGCACCGTAGACGAAGCACCCGCCACGCGGACCTTCAGTCCTTTCGAACGGTTCGGCCTCACCGGGCGCCCCCTCGACGCCGCCAACTGGGTCTCTGTGGCCCTGGCGATCTACGTGCTGATCACCGCGGTCAACGTGATCGGCACCGGTTTCGGCATCGCCACCGGGGATCAGGCCGAGAGCCTCTTCGCCTTCGCGAGCAACCCGGTGATCGGTCTGATGATCGGCATCTCAGCCACCGCGCTGACCCAGTCCTCCTCCACCACCACCTCGGTCACGGTAGGCCTGGTCGCCGGCGGGCTGCCGCTGGGGATCGCGATCCCGATCATCCTCGGCGCCAACATCGGCACCACCTTGACCAACACCCTGGTCAGCCTGGGCATGGTGCGCGAGCAGGAGTCCTTCCGCCGCGGCTTCGCCGCCGCCACCGTGCACGACTTCTTCAACCTGATCGCAGTCGTGATCTTCCTGCCGCTGGAGATGATGTTCAGCCTGCTCGAGCGGCTCTCCACCTTCTTCGCCGGACTCGCGGTGGGCACCGACGGCGGCCCGGTCGCCTATGTGCTTGAAGGCGTGGGCTCCACCATCAAGGCCGGCACCAAGCCGCTGGCGAACCTGATCGAGGATTCGCTGAGCTTCATCCCGGGCAGCTGGCACGGGGTGGCGATGATCGTCGTCGCGATCGTGCTGATCCTGCTGGTGATCAACTTCATCGGCAAGCTGCTCAAGGTGCTGCTGGTCGGCAAGGCCCGTCAGGTGCTCCACGCCGCCATCGGCCGCGGTCCGATCGCGGGCATCGGCTCCGGGGCGGCGGTCACCGTGATGGTGCAGTCCTCCTCGACCTCCACCGCGCTGATCGTGCCGCTGGCCGGTTCCGGCGCGTTCTCGCTCAAGCAGCTCTACCCCTTCACCCTGGGGGCGAACATCGGCACCACGGTGACCGCGCTGATCGCGGCCTTCGCCTTCGACGGCCCCGCGGGGCAGATCGCGCTCACTGCGGCCCTGGCGCACCTGCTGTTCAACGTGATGGCCACCTTGATCATCTTCTGCACCCCGTGGCTGCGGGACCTCCCGCCGCGCGGCGCCACCTGGCTGGCCGACCTGGCCGCGGAGAAGAAGCTCTGGGCCTTCACCTGGGTGCTCGGCGTCTTCGTCCTCGTCCCGCTCACGCTGATCGGCCTGAGCATCCTGTTCTGA
- a CDS encoding aminotransferase class I/II-fold pyridoxal phosphate-dependent enzyme, whose amino-acid sequence MADIEAETLARHLSERSPNGIAEQVRELISAGTLSGGMRLPTVRDLATEIGVSVGTIAQAWSLLRESNLVETRRRGGTRIVEPGDVGGPNFRNWSGVDLLHSSPDQRLLPSLEEGLVRSLKQPQLHSWSREHILPELQRAMEKKLGHPAEPARGRSFAAVSSATEGLWLATRSVAGSGALIAVEEPASPGYLSVPKSLGLGTIGVPVDEHGPVPEALQRALDAGAVAFLHSPGGAFSPRHVLSSERAQELAQVLESSPETVIIEEDPLGPLAEETPFAPSLDALLPERTLRVIGFERAYGMDLRTAVVAGPKHLITAAIAERSGGVSSNSRILQNTLAFLLRDPAAARRVNSARTRYANRRRLALEAFTSAGLSAQAGPGSWAIWVQVPDERAAALTLSAQGVITDVGTSSFITEQPTGLLRLSIAQLPEDMELLDGLAQLVLHATEDGLNSTFV is encoded by the coding sequence GTGGCCGATATCGAGGCTGAGACACTGGCTCGACACCTCAGTGAACGCAGTCCCAATGGAATCGCCGAGCAGGTGCGCGAGCTGATCAGCGCCGGCACCCTCAGTGGCGGGATGCGCCTGCCCACCGTCCGTGACCTGGCCACCGAGATCGGTGTCAGCGTAGGGACGATCGCGCAGGCCTGGAGCCTGCTGCGAGAGTCCAACTTGGTCGAGACCCGCCGCCGCGGCGGGACTCGGATCGTGGAGCCCGGCGACGTCGGCGGGCCGAACTTCCGCAACTGGTCCGGAGTCGATCTGCTGCACTCCAGCCCGGATCAGCGACTCCTGCCCTCCTTGGAGGAGGGGCTGGTGCGCAGCCTCAAACAGCCTCAGCTGCACAGCTGGAGCCGGGAGCACATCCTGCCGGAGCTCCAGCGCGCCATGGAGAAGAAACTGGGACACCCGGCCGAGCCCGCTCGCGGGCGCAGCTTCGCCGCCGTCTCCTCCGCCACCGAGGGGCTGTGGCTCGCGACGCGATCCGTGGCTGGCAGCGGTGCCCTGATCGCCGTGGAGGAGCCCGCCTCCCCCGGTTATCTCTCCGTCCCGAAGAGCTTGGGACTGGGCACCATCGGGGTCCCGGTGGATGAGCACGGCCCGGTCCCCGAGGCGCTGCAGCGGGCGCTCGACGCCGGCGCCGTGGCGTTCCTGCACAGCCCCGGCGGCGCCTTCTCGCCACGCCACGTGTTGAGCTCCGAGCGCGCTCAGGAGCTCGCGCAGGTGCTGGAGTCCTCCCCTGAGACCGTGATCATCGAAGAGGACCCACTGGGCCCGCTCGCCGAGGAGACACCGTTCGCGCCCTCCCTGGACGCCCTGCTGCCCGAGCGCACGCTGCGCGTCATCGGGTTCGAACGCGCCTATGGCATGGACCTGCGCACCGCCGTGGTGGCCGGGCCCAAGCACCTGATCACCGCGGCGATCGCGGAGCGCTCCGGAGGTGTGAGCTCGAACAGCCGGATCCTGCAGAACACCCTGGCGTTCCTGCTGCGCGACCCGGCTGCCGCTCGACGGGTAAACAGCGCCAGGACACGCTATGCCAATCGCCGTCGACTCGCGCTGGAGGCATTCACCTCAGCGGGGCTCTCGGCACAGGCAGGTCCCGGCAGCTGGGCCATCTGGGTCCAGGTCCCCGATGAGCGCGCCGCTGCGCTGACCCTCAGCGCCCAGGGCGTCATCACCGATGTGGGGACCAGCTCCTTCATCACCGAACAGCCCACCGGCCTGCTGCGCCTCTCGATCGCTCAGCTTCCCGAGGACATGGAGCTGCTCGACGGACTGGCGCAGCTGGTGCTCCACGCCACCGAGGACGGACTGAACTCCACCTTCGTCTGA
- a CDS encoding HIT family protein, with translation MSAPDLAQLWSSHAPEGYSCPFCGLARGDVADPGNRCELSDLVHQDADVLVFMACDGFGPHEGHAMITPVQHREALYDLDDELLGKIAIMSREVSKAMKLAWNPEGTSVRQHNEPAGNQHVWHYHLHVFPRYADDMLYRQVRHPVDVEVRAEKARELRSALIQVLAERS, from the coding sequence ATGAGTGCCCCGGATCTGGCGCAGCTGTGGAGCTCGCACGCCCCGGAAGGCTATTCCTGTCCGTTCTGCGGACTCGCCCGCGGGGATGTGGCGGACCCCGGGAACCGGTGCGAGCTCAGCGACCTGGTGCACCAGGATGCGGATGTTTTGGTCTTCATGGCCTGCGACGGCTTCGGCCCGCATGAGGGGCACGCGATGATCACCCCGGTCCAGCACCGCGAGGCGCTCTACGACCTCGACGACGAGCTGCTGGGAAAGATCGCGATCATGTCCCGCGAGGTCTCCAAGGCGATGAAGCTGGCGTGGAACCCGGAGGGCACCTCGGTGCGGCAGCACAACGAGCCCGCCGGGAACCAGCACGTGTGGCACTACCACCTGCATGTGTTCCCGCGCTACGCCGACGACATGCTCTACCGCCAGGTCCGGCATCCGGTCGACGTGGAGGTGCGCGCCGAGAAGGCCCGTGAGCTGCGGTCAGCCCTGATCCAGGTCCTCGCCGAGCGCAGCTGA
- a CDS encoding demethylmenaquinone methyltransferase → MNRPSTGSRASLAKKPEDVASMFDEVADRYDITNDVLSLGQTRRWRRKLVAALAVRPGERVLDLAAGTGSSTEPFHDAGAEAVACDFSLGMLQVGKRRRPDMSFIAGDAMNLPFADDTFDAVTISFGLRNIVDPLAGLREMLRVTRPGGRLAVMEFSDPTNKVFNTVYNEYLMRALPPTARAVSSNPEAYVYLAESIRAWPDQDHLAAEISAAGYAAVKYRNLSGGIVAIHHATKPGDLLAS, encoded by the coding sequence GTGAATCGCCCCAGCACCGGAAGCCGCGCAAGCCTCGCGAAGAAGCCCGAGGACGTCGCCTCGATGTTCGATGAGGTCGCCGACCGCTACGACATCACCAATGACGTGCTCTCGCTGGGACAGACCCGGCGCTGGCGCCGGAAGCTGGTCGCCGCGCTCGCGGTCCGCCCAGGTGAGCGGGTCCTGGACCTGGCCGCAGGCACCGGGAGCTCCACCGAACCCTTCCACGACGCCGGTGCCGAGGCCGTGGCCTGCGACTTCTCCCTGGGCATGCTCCAGGTGGGCAAGCGCCGCCGTCCGGACATGAGCTTCATCGCCGGGGACGCGATGAACCTGCCCTTCGCCGATGACACCTTCGACGCCGTCACGATCTCCTTCGGTCTGCGTAACATCGTGGATCCGCTGGCCGGGCTGCGCGAGATGCTGCGGGTCACCAGGCCCGGTGGACGCCTGGCCGTGATGGAGTTCTCCGACCCCACGAACAAGGTCTTCAACACCGTGTATAACGAGTACCTGATGCGCGCGCTGCCTCCCACGGCGCGGGCCGTGTCCTCGAACCCGGAGGCCTATGTGTACCTCGCCGAGTCCATCCGGGCCTGGCCGGATCAGGACCACCTGGCCGCCGAGATCTCTGCCGCCGGCTACGCCGCGGTGAAGTACCGCAACCTCAGCGGGGGAATCGTCGCGATTCATCACGCCACCAAGCCCGGCGACCTCCTCGCATCCTGA
- a CDS encoding isochorismate synthase, with product MTALPGSLDSTTLVVDLPLGTTLADLLPGLEPSGVWLLRGEGLIGLGTTAHVRTRGAERFAELAEWHAQHLTPLAETSPLPDELRGIPGAGPVALTSITYSSTSGADSHLILPELILGAAEGTAWVTAVVRTSALDEPIDAEDDAARLSQVQQLLAKHALQLREGRLSLADPGETGSAGAGTAEVGTSAATSLIQGAHSEQHYLQAVRAGVQAIGHRRLEKLVLARDVVVAADAPLATGPVLAALAADYADCWTYLAGDVLGATPEMLVKIRGRQLSARVLAGTVDGGTGLQQARALLLEDPKQRDEHRLAAQSLLDQLAPVAQHLHAQDPPAVLQLPNVFHLSTDVTGELTAQTPALLVAERAHPTAAICGTPTATAAELISTLEGLDRGAFSGPVGWLDAQGNADFGIALRGGVLEEQGTQIRLFAGCGIVAGSDPEEELAETWAKMRPMLGALGVRQP from the coding sequence ATGACAGCGCTCCCCGGTTCCCTCGACTCCACCACCCTGGTGGTGGATCTCCCCCTCGGAACCACCCTGGCGGACCTGTTGCCGGGGCTCGAGCCCAGCGGGGTGTGGCTGCTGCGCGGGGAGGGCCTGATCGGTCTGGGCACCACCGCGCACGTGCGCACCCGGGGAGCGGAGCGTTTCGCCGAGCTGGCGGAGTGGCATGCCCAGCATCTGACCCCGCTGGCCGAGACCTCGCCGCTGCCGGACGAGCTCCGTGGAATCCCCGGGGCCGGGCCGGTGGCGCTGACATCGATCACCTACTCCTCCACCTCCGGCGCCGATTCCCACCTGATCCTTCCCGAGCTGATCCTGGGCGCGGCCGAGGGCACCGCCTGGGTCACCGCGGTGGTCCGCACCTCCGCTCTGGACGAACCGATCGACGCGGAGGACGACGCCGCGCGGCTATCTCAGGTGCAGCAGCTCCTGGCGAAGCATGCCCTGCAGCTGCGAGAGGGACGGCTGAGCCTGGCCGATCCGGGCGAGACAGGATCAGCCGGGGCCGGCACGGCTGAAGTGGGCACCTCAGCGGCCACCTCGTTGATCCAGGGCGCACATTCCGAGCAGCACTATCTGCAGGCGGTGCGCGCCGGTGTGCAGGCGATCGGGCACCGCAGGCTGGAGAAGCTGGTGCTGGCCCGCGACGTCGTCGTCGCCGCCGACGCACCGCTGGCGACCGGTCCGGTGCTGGCCGCGCTGGCCGCCGACTACGCCGACTGCTGGACCTACCTCGCCGGAGACGTGCTGGGCGCCACCCCGGAGATGCTGGTCAAGATCCGGGGCCGCCAGCTCTCGGCCCGGGTGCTGGCCGGGACCGTGGACGGCGGCACTGGTCTGCAGCAGGCGCGGGCCCTGCTGCTGGAGGATCCGAAACAGCGCGACGAGCACCGCCTGGCCGCCCAGTCGCTGCTGGACCAGCTGGCGCCGGTGGCGCAGCATCTGCACGCCCAGGATCCTCCGGCGGTGCTCCAGCTGCCCAACGTCTTTCACCTCTCCACCGACGTGACCGGCGAGCTGACCGCCCAGACCCCGGCGCTGCTGGTGGCCGAGCGCGCCCACCCCACGGCTGCGATCTGCGGCACCCCCACAGCGACCGCCGCCGAGCTGATCTCCACGCTGGAGGGTCTGGACCGCGGCGCGTTCTCCGGGCCCGTGGGCTGGCTCGACGCCCAGGGCAACGCGGACTTCGGCATCGCGCTGCGCGGCGGGGTCCTGGAGGAACAAGGCACCCAGATCCGGCTGTTCGCCGGCTGCGGGATCGTGGCCGGGTCAGATCCCGAGGAGGAGCTCGCCGAGACCTGGGCCAAGATGCGCCCGATGCTCGGTGCCCTCGGCGTCCGCCAGCCCTGA
- a CDS encoding polyprenyl synthetase family protein, with amino-acid sequence MTESAADPLTAKLPAGFDVLADDVALATEVAEALTQVEEDLLGSLASADELVNASARYLAQAGGKRVRPLLTVLTSMLGDGVDDRVRRAAAVMEMTHLATLYHDDVMDSAPVRRGAPAAHQVWGNSVAILTGDLILARASRLMSELGVQASEIQAQTFERLVMGQLHETVGPQEGEDAYAHYLRVIGDKTGSLVAAASRLGAHFGGCSAETIAMLASYGEAVGVAFQLADDVIDLTADPESSGKTPGTDLREGVATLPVLLLRQQAQNADSVQGQQEAARLLAMIDADLSSDEALAQAVAAVVAHPVTEQSWQVAHSWAERAKDAIAELPESTVKSALLSFADAVVEREG; translated from the coding sequence ATGACTGAATCAGCTGCTGACCCCCTGACCGCGAAGCTTCCGGCAGGGTTCGACGTGCTGGCCGACGACGTGGCGCTGGCCACCGAGGTCGCCGAGGCCCTGACCCAGGTCGAGGAGGACCTCCTGGGTTCCCTGGCCAGCGCCGATGAGCTGGTCAACGCCTCGGCGCGATACCTGGCCCAGGCCGGCGGCAAGCGGGTCCGTCCGCTGCTCACCGTGCTGACCTCGATGCTCGGCGACGGGGTCGATGACCGGGTCCGCCGAGCGGCGGCGGTCATGGAGATGACCCATCTGGCCACGCTGTACCACGATGACGTGATGGACTCCGCGCCGGTGCGCCGCGGGGCGCCCGCGGCCCATCAGGTGTGGGGCAACTCCGTGGCGATCCTCACCGGGGACCTGATCCTGGCCCGGGCTTCCCGGCTGATGTCCGAGCTCGGCGTGCAGGCCTCGGAGATCCAGGCCCAGACCTTCGAGCGTCTGGTCATGGGTCAGCTGCATGAGACCGTCGGCCCACAGGAGGGCGAGGACGCGTACGCGCACTACCTGCGCGTGATCGGTGACAAGACCGGCTCCCTGGTCGCCGCGGCCTCACGGCTGGGTGCGCACTTCGGCGGCTGCTCCGCTGAGACCATCGCGATGCTCGCCAGCTACGGCGAGGCGGTCGGCGTCGCGTTCCAGCTCGCCGATGACGTCATAGACCTCACCGCAGACCCGGAATCCTCCGGGAAGACTCCAGGGACCGACCTGCGCGAAGGGGTGGCCACGCTGCCGGTGCTGCTGCTGCGCCAGCAGGCCCAGAATGCCGACTCGGTGCAGGGGCAGCAGGAGGCGGCGCGGCTGCTGGCCATGATCGACGCCGACCTCAGCTCGGACGAGGCGCTGGCGCAGGCCGTCGCCGCCGTCGTCGCCCATCCGGTGACCGAGCAATCCTGGCAGGTGGCGCACAGCTGGGCCGAGCGGGCCAAGGACGCCATCGCCGAGCTGCCGGAGTCCACGGTGAAGTCCGCGCTGCTCTCCTTCGCCGACGCGGTGGTCGAGCGCGAGGGCTGA